A genomic segment from Nonomuraea helvata encodes:
- a CDS encoding glycoside hydrolase family 3 N-terminal domain-containing protein, protein MSRSRTPLWAALALVASLIVAPHAAVAAEPGTITDFESDAVPTGVYAWGNDAASTPTLTVEPGPDRPGAAEANRVLKSVYNVSQWGGWSHDLAAAQDWSPYEGFSFWVKGAGSGQKISFEIKDGGAGAGAAELFESSFTDDAAGWRQVKVPFSSFTRRADYQPGGAPTDGELDLVAMWGYSMRLPTAQGTLEWDQVELYGTAPPRPARLSTDRPVYPVNEKGEAKVIVTVTTATGRPLPADLAVNYRTGTGTATPGSDYTPAEGTLTFPAGTASGAARSFTIATLKDGQDEVAETIPIELSGAGTRPPAEAPVVVINAHGLPYANPRKPVKERVADLLQRMTLEEKIGQMTQAERNALGKQSDIATYALGSLLSGGGSAPAPNTPEAWADMIDAFQLQAQRTRLQVPLIYGVDAVHGHNNVAGATIFPHNAGMGATRDPDLVKRQGEITAKEVKATGIPWDFAPCLCVSRDDRWGRAYESFGEDPALVSRMTTIIDGLQDNGVLATAKHYVGDGGTAYGSSTSGDYTIDQGVTKVSRQELEAIHLAPFKEAVKRGVATVMPSFSSVDFGDGPLKMHAHKELITDALKGRLGFKGFVISDWQAIDQIPGDYASDVRTSINAGLDMIMVPYAYPAFESTLTAEVEAGRVPVRRVDDAVARILTQKFRLGLFEHPYADRSGIADVGSAAHRAVARAAAARSQVLLKNDGGLLPLRRDAKVYVAGSNADDLGNQTGGWTISWQGSSGPITPGTTILQAIRSRAASVTYSKDASAGLSGHDVGVVVVGETPYAEGQGDVGRAGRTLNLAAADRAAIDKVCGAMKCVVLVVSGRPLLLGDLSGVEAVVASWLPGTEGDGVADPLFGAVPYTGRLPFTWFRSVEQVPINVGDAAYDPLWPYGWGLRTDRPRDRLKAARDRLASGDGASKAAAAVLTLSGRSWNADGSVRDARAVLAVLGTAAALLERSKTDTYAVDDAVVSVARDIAQSAGRRPDLQASADHELAAGNLRKAADLLAQAAR, encoded by the coding sequence GTGTCCCGATCCAGAACCCCGTTATGGGCGGCCCTCGCCCTGGTCGCGTCCCTGATCGTCGCACCGCACGCCGCCGTGGCCGCCGAGCCGGGCACCATCACCGACTTCGAGTCGGACGCCGTTCCCACCGGCGTGTACGCCTGGGGCAACGACGCGGCCTCGACCCCCACGCTCACGGTCGAGCCGGGACCGGACCGGCCAGGGGCGGCGGAGGCCAACCGGGTGCTCAAGTCCGTGTACAACGTGAGCCAATGGGGCGGATGGTCGCACGATCTGGCCGCCGCGCAGGACTGGTCCCCGTACGAGGGCTTCTCCTTCTGGGTGAAGGGTGCGGGCTCGGGCCAGAAGATCTCTTTCGAGATCAAGGACGGCGGCGCCGGAGCGGGCGCCGCCGAGCTGTTCGAGTCGTCGTTCACCGACGACGCGGCGGGCTGGCGGCAGGTGAAGGTGCCGTTCTCCAGCTTCACCAGGCGCGCCGACTACCAGCCCGGCGGCGCCCCCACGGACGGCGAGCTGGATCTGGTGGCCATGTGGGGCTACTCGATGCGGCTGCCGACCGCGCAGGGCACGCTGGAATGGGACCAGGTCGAGCTCTACGGGACGGCTCCCCCACGCCCCGCCAGGCTCTCCACCGACAGGCCCGTCTACCCGGTGAACGAGAAGGGCGAGGCGAAGGTGATCGTCACCGTCACCACCGCCACCGGCCGCCCCCTGCCCGCCGACCTGGCCGTGAACTACCGGACCGGTACGGGCACCGCCACCCCCGGCAGCGACTACACGCCCGCTGAAGGCACCCTGACGTTCCCGGCGGGAACGGCCTCCGGGGCCGCCAGGTCGTTCACGATCGCGACGCTGAAGGACGGCCAGGACGAGGTGGCCGAGACCATCCCGATCGAGCTGTCCGGCGCCGGCACCAGACCCCCGGCCGAGGCGCCGGTCGTCGTGATCAACGCGCACGGTCTCCCGTACGCGAATCCCCGCAAGCCCGTCAAGGAGCGCGTGGCCGACCTGCTCCAGCGGATGACGCTGGAGGAGAAGATCGGGCAGATGACGCAGGCCGAGCGCAACGCGCTGGGCAAGCAGAGCGACATCGCCACGTACGCGCTCGGCTCGCTCCTGTCGGGCGGCGGCTCCGCCCCCGCGCCCAACACCCCGGAGGCGTGGGCCGACATGATCGACGCGTTCCAGCTCCAGGCGCAGCGGACCCGGCTCCAGGTGCCGCTGATCTACGGCGTGGACGCGGTACACGGCCACAACAACGTGGCCGGCGCGACGATCTTCCCGCACAACGCCGGCATGGGCGCCACCCGCGACCCCGACCTTGTGAAGCGGCAGGGCGAGATCACCGCAAAAGAGGTGAAGGCCACCGGCATCCCGTGGGATTTCGCGCCGTGCCTGTGCGTGTCACGCGACGACCGGTGGGGCCGGGCGTATGAGTCGTTCGGGGAGGACCCGGCGCTGGTGTCGCGGATGACCACGATCATCGACGGCCTCCAGGACAACGGCGTGCTGGCCACCGCCAAGCACTACGTCGGCGACGGCGGCACCGCGTACGGCTCCTCGACGAGCGGCGACTACACCATCGACCAGGGCGTCACCAAGGTCAGCCGTCAGGAGCTGGAGGCGATCCACCTGGCGCCGTTCAAGGAGGCGGTCAAGCGGGGCGTGGCCACCGTCATGCCGTCGTTCTCGAGCGTGGACTTCGGCGACGGCCCGCTCAAGATGCACGCCCACAAGGAGCTGATCACGGACGCGCTCAAGGGCCGGCTCGGCTTCAAGGGGTTCGTGATCAGCGACTGGCAGGCCATCGACCAGATCCCCGGCGACTACGCGAGCGACGTGCGCACCTCGATCAACGCCGGGCTGGACATGATCATGGTGCCGTACGCCTACCCGGCGTTCGAGAGCACGCTGACGGCCGAGGTGGAGGCCGGGCGCGTGCCCGTGCGGCGCGTGGACGACGCGGTCGCGCGGATCCTGACGCAGAAGTTCAGGCTGGGGCTGTTCGAGCATCCGTACGCCGACCGGTCGGGGATCGCGGACGTCGGCTCCGCGGCGCACCGGGCGGTCGCGCGCGCGGCCGCGGCCAGGTCGCAGGTGCTGCTGAAGAACGACGGCGGCCTGCTGCCCCTGCGCCGCGACGCCAAGGTCTACGTGGCCGGCTCGAACGCCGATGACCTCGGCAACCAGACCGGCGGCTGGACGATCAGCTGGCAGGGCTCGTCGGGGCCGATCACCCCCGGCACCACGATCCTGCAGGCGATCCGCTCCCGTGCCGCCTCGGTGACCTACTCGAAGGACGCCTCCGCCGGCCTGTCCGGGCACGACGTGGGCGTCGTGGTGGTGGGCGAGACTCCCTACGCCGAGGGCCAGGGCGACGTGGGCCGCGCCGGCCGCACGCTGAACCTGGCCGCCGCCGACCGGGCGGCGATCGACAAGGTGTGCGGGGCGATGAAGTGCGTCGTCCTGGTCGTCTCGGGGCGTCCGCTGCTGCTCGGCGACCTGTCGGGCGTAGAGGCCGTGGTGGCCTCCTGGCTGCCGGGTACCGAGGGCGACGGCGTGGCCGACCCGCTGTTCGGCGCGGTCCCGTACACCGGGCGGCTGCCGTTCACCTGGTTCCGCTCGGTGGAGCAGGTGCCGATCAACGTGGGCGACGCCGCGTACGACCCGCTCTGGCCGTACGGGTGGGGGCTGCGCACCGACCGGCCCCGTGACCGGCTCAAGGCCGCGCGCGACCGGCTCGCCTCCGGTGACGGGGCCTCCAAGGCCGCGGCGGCGGTCCTGACGCTGTCCGGGCGCAGCTGGAACGCCGACGGGTCGGTACGTGACGCGCGCGCCGTCCTGGCTGTCCTGGGCACGGCCGCGGCGCTGCTCGAACGGTCGAAGACCGACACGTACGCCGTGGACGACGCCGTCGTGTCGGTGGCCAGGGACATCGCGCAGAGCGCGGGCAGGCGCCCCGACCTGCAGGCGTCGGCCGACCACGAGCTGGCGGCGGGCAACCTGCGCAAGGCGGCGGACCTGCTGGCCCAGGCCGCCCGCTGA
- a CDS encoding VOC family protein gives MSGIAEFRTTVLDCPDPRALAEFYSRVLGWPVTYADDEWVVVSDGGSPKRLGFQLAPDFRPPTWPDPERPQQLHLDLTVTDMDKAEKQVLEIGATKHEHQPSEDDSFRVFLDPAGHTFCLCKD, from the coding sequence GTGAGCGGCATCGCGGAGTTCCGCACCACCGTGCTGGACTGTCCCGATCCGAGGGCCCTGGCCGAGTTCTACTCGCGCGTGCTGGGCTGGCCCGTCACGTACGCCGACGACGAGTGGGTGGTGGTGAGCGACGGCGGGTCCCCCAAGCGGCTGGGGTTCCAGCTCGCGCCCGACTTCCGGCCCCCGACCTGGCCCGATCCCGAACGGCCTCAGCAGCTCCACCTCGACCTGACGGTCACCGACATGGACAAGGCGGAGAAGCAGGTGCTCGAGATCGGCGCGACCAAGCACGAGCACCAGCCCAGCGAGGACGACAGCTTCCGGGTGTTCCTGGACCCGGCGGGGCACACGTTCTGCCTCTGCAAGGACTAG
- a CDS encoding thioredoxin family protein produces the protein MAANSFMVPLGTPAPAFDLTAINGGSVSLEDLKDSPATLVVFLSNHCPYVRHIEKGLGALAADYGARLSIVAICSNDSVNYPDDDPTHLAEQAARAGFTFPYLLDDTQEVAKAYRAACTPDFFLYDAQLRLVYRGEFDGARPGNALPVTGESLRAAIDAVLDGRPVPEEQNPSLGCGIKWKPGNAPA, from the coding sequence ATGGCTGCCAACTCGTTCATGGTGCCGCTGGGCACTCCAGCGCCCGCCTTTGACCTGACCGCCATCAACGGCGGCAGCGTATCGCTCGAAGACCTCAAAGATTCTCCCGCCACCCTCGTGGTCTTCCTCTCCAACCACTGCCCGTACGTGCGGCACATCGAGAAAGGCCTCGGCGCCCTTGCCGCCGACTACGGCGCCAGGCTGTCGATCGTCGCGATCTGCAGCAATGACAGCGTGAACTACCCGGACGACGATCCGACACACCTGGCGGAGCAGGCCGCTCGGGCCGGGTTCACGTTCCCGTACCTGCTGGACGACACCCAGGAGGTGGCCAAGGCGTACCGGGCGGCGTGCACGCCGGACTTCTTCCTGTACGACGCGCAGCTCCGGCTCGTCTACCGGGGTGAGTTCGACGGCGCGAGGCCGGGCAACGCGCTGCCGGTGACCGGGGAGTCGCTCCGTGCGGCCATCGACGCCGTGCTCGACGGCCGGCCGGTGCCCGAGGAGCAGAACCCGTCACTGGGCTGCGGCATCAAGTGGAAACCGGGCAACGCACCCGCGTGA
- a CDS encoding carbonic anhydrase has translation MSAFDDLYAANAKFAKRFANSGLTGRAARGLAVVTCMDSRIDPLGLLGLKAGDAKILRNAGARVTDDVLRTLVLAVYVLGVERVLVMPHTDCGMAKVTDPDVHALTQERGVDTRSLEFHTVPDQNEALRHDLTRIRSTPFLPQGMPVAGAIYDVRTGRLTPAPF, from the coding sequence ATGAGTGCGTTCGACGACCTGTATGCCGCCAACGCGAAATTCGCCAAGAGGTTCGCCAACTCCGGGCTCACCGGCCGCGCCGCTCGCGGGCTCGCCGTGGTGACCTGCATGGACTCCCGCATCGACCCGCTCGGCCTGCTCGGCCTGAAAGCCGGCGACGCCAAGATCCTCCGCAACGCCGGGGCCCGGGTGACGGACGACGTGCTACGCACCCTGGTGCTGGCCGTCTACGTGCTCGGGGTGGAGCGCGTGCTCGTCATGCCCCATACGGACTGCGGCATGGCCAAGGTCACGGACCCGGACGTACACGCCCTGACCCAGGAACGCGGGGTGGACACCCGCAGCCTGGAGTTCCACACGGTGCCCGACCAGAACGAGGCGCTCCGCCACGACCTCACCCGGATCAGGTCCACGCCGTTCCTGCCTCAGGGGATGCCGGTGGCGGGCGCCATCTACGACGTCCGCACCGGCCGCCTGACCCCTGCGCCGTTCTGA
- a CDS encoding DNA topoisomerase IV subunit B: MTLVEAGYTARHLSVLEGLEAVRKRPGMYIGSTDSRGLMHCLWEIVDNGVDEALAGHCDRIEVELYPDGSIEVRDNGRGIPVDIHPKTGLAGVELVYTKLHAGGKFGGGSYGASGGLHGVGASVVNALSARLDVEVDSGGRVHEISFRRGVPGVFDGPGPTAKFKKKSGLRIGDTIPKNVTGTRVRFWADKQIFLPDAEVSLDEIHVRLRQTAFLVPGLTLAVVDSRHEERVEEEFRFDGGISEFTEFLARDEAVCDVLRLQGEGHFHETVPVLDDQGHMTPTEVQRELTVDVAIRWGKGYESTVRSFVNVISTPKGGTHVTGFERGLVRTINELLRETRLLKNGDDPVTKDDISEGLTGVVTVRVPEPQFEGQTKEVLGTSAATRIVSHVVSRELRELFTNPPRGYKQPLRAVLEKIVAAAKARIAAREHRDNQRRKSALENSALPAKLVDCRNDAVDRSELFIVEGDSALGTAKLARDSEFQALLPIRGKILNVQKASMSDMLKNAECAAIIQVVGAGSGRSFDIESARYGKIILMADADVDGAHIRCLLLTLFHRYMRPMVEAGRVFAAVPPLHRIELTNPGRGKEKYIYCYSDGELQKVLRDLERRGRRWKDPVQRYKGLGEMDADQLAETTMDPRHRILRRVRIEDVEEAEAIFNLLMGSDVAPRREFIVKSAAEVDRDHIDA; the protein is encoded by the coding sequence GTGACGCTAGTGGAGGCGGGTTACACGGCTCGTCACCTGTCGGTGCTTGAGGGGCTGGAAGCAGTCCGCAAGCGGCCCGGCATGTACATCGGGTCCACCGACAGCCGCGGGCTCATGCACTGCCTCTGGGAGATCGTGGACAACGGCGTCGACGAGGCACTCGCAGGGCACTGCGACCGCATCGAGGTCGAGCTCTACCCGGACGGCTCCATCGAGGTGCGCGACAACGGCCGGGGCATTCCCGTTGACATCCATCCCAAGACCGGCCTGGCCGGGGTCGAGCTCGTCTACACCAAGCTGCACGCGGGCGGCAAGTTCGGCGGCGGCTCCTACGGCGCCTCCGGCGGCCTCCACGGCGTCGGCGCCTCGGTGGTCAACGCGCTGTCCGCACGCCTGGACGTCGAGGTCGACAGCGGCGGCCGGGTGCACGAGATCAGCTTCCGCCGCGGCGTCCCCGGCGTCTTCGACGGCCCCGGCCCCACCGCGAAGTTCAAGAAGAAGTCCGGGCTCCGGATCGGCGACACGATCCCCAAGAACGTCACCGGCACCCGCGTGCGCTTCTGGGCCGACAAGCAGATCTTCCTGCCCGACGCCGAGGTCTCGCTCGACGAGATCCACGTGCGGCTGCGGCAGACCGCGTTCCTGGTGCCCGGCCTGACCCTGGCGGTCGTCGACAGCAGGCACGAGGAGCGTGTGGAGGAGGAGTTCCGCTTCGACGGCGGCATCTCCGAGTTCACCGAGTTCCTGGCCCGCGACGAGGCCGTCTGCGACGTGCTGCGTCTGCAGGGCGAGGGCCACTTCCACGAGACCGTGCCGGTCCTCGACGACCAGGGCCACATGACGCCCACCGAGGTGCAGCGCGAGCTCACCGTCGACGTGGCGATCCGCTGGGGCAAGGGCTACGAGTCGACCGTCCGCTCGTTCGTCAACGTGATCTCCACCCCCAAGGGCGGCACCCACGTGACGGGCTTCGAGCGCGGCCTGGTCCGCACGATCAACGAGCTGCTGCGCGAGACCCGCCTGCTGAAGAACGGCGACGACCCCGTCACCAAGGACGACATCTCCGAGGGCCTGACCGGCGTGGTCACGGTCCGGGTGCCGGAGCCGCAGTTCGAGGGCCAGACCAAGGAGGTGCTCGGCACCTCGGCGGCCACCCGCATCGTCTCGCACGTGGTCTCCCGCGAGCTGAGGGAGCTGTTCACCAACCCGCCGCGCGGCTACAAGCAGCCGCTCCGCGCCGTTCTCGAGAAGATCGTCGCCGCGGCCAAGGCCCGCATCGCGGCCCGCGAGCACCGTGACAACCAGCGCCGCAAGAGCGCCCTGGAGAATTCCGCGCTCCCGGCGAAGCTGGTCGACTGCCGCAATGACGCGGTGGACCGGAGCGAGCTGTTCATCGTCGAGGGTGACTCGGCGCTCGGCACGGCCAAGCTGGCCCGCGACTCGGAGTTCCAGGCGCTGCTGCCGATCCGGGGCAAGATCCTCAACGTGCAGAAGGCGTCCATGAGCGACATGCTCAAGAACGCTGAGTGCGCCGCCATCATCCAGGTGGTCGGGGCCGGGTCCGGGCGCTCGTTCGACATCGAGTCCGCCCGCTACGGCAAGATCATCCTCATGGCCGACGCCGACGTCGACGGCGCGCACATCCGCTGCCTGCTCCTGACCCTCTTCCATCGTTACATGCGGCCGATGGTGGAGGCGGGGCGTGTGTTCGCCGCGGTGCCGCCGCTGCACCGCATCGAGCTGACCAACCCCGGCCGGGGCAAGGAGAAGTACATCTACTGCTACTCCGACGGCGAGCTGCAGAAGGTGCTGCGGGATCTCGAACGGCGCGGCAGGCGATGGAAGGACCCGGTGCAGCGGTACAAGGGTCTGGGCGAGATGGACGCCGACCAGCTGGCCGAGACGACCATGGACCCGCGGCACCGCATCCTGCGCCGGGTCCGCATCGAGGATGTCGAGGAGGCCGAGGCCATCTTCAACCTGCTGATGGGCAGCGACGTGGCGCCCCGGCGGGAGTTCATCGTCAAGAGCGCCGCCGAGGTGGATCGCGACCACATCGACGCCTGA
- a CDS encoding DUF7455 domain-containing protein — translation MTGALAPVKPLTALDRCDRCGAQAYIRATLPVGGELLFCAHHGRQHIAALREKGADILDESARLSETPSIAPNDER, via the coding sequence GTGACTGGAGCTCTCGCCCCCGTTAAGCCGCTGACGGCCCTCGACCGCTGCGACCGCTGCGGCGCCCAGGCCTACATTCGCGCGACCCTGCCTGTGGGTGGGGAGTTGCTGTTCTGCGCCCATCACGGGCGTCAGCACATTGCAGCGCTGCGCGAAAAGGGCGCCGACATCCTGGACGAGTCGGCTCGACTCAGCGAAACCCCTTCAATTGCCCCCAACGACGAGCGCTAG
- a CDS encoding GNAT family N-acetyltransferase yields MNFDLLVHEAWPAYEQHVHDGWVFRHAGGVTKRANSVLALGEPADLGGAIEAAEAFYGERGQRCVFSLGLNATPGLDEELERRGYELVDPTVVMAGSPTAGPPAYKVRIEDRPWRGWLEAWWAVDGRYGSGFEDAERICTGVPAWYAAYEEDGVALAVGRAVPQGELGNAPGASGMSHGDTLGIYCMATLPRARRRGLARAVLRALVRHADAESAYLVTTAANLTAQALYRGEGLEIAGRYHYRVR; encoded by the coding sequence GTGAATTTCGACCTCCTTGTCCATGAGGCCTGGCCCGCCTACGAGCAGCACGTTCATGACGGATGGGTGTTCCGTCATGCCGGTGGCGTGACCAAGCGGGCCAACTCCGTGCTCGCTCTGGGCGAGCCCGCCGACCTGGGCGGCGCCATCGAGGCGGCGGAGGCGTTCTACGGGGAGCGCGGGCAGCGTTGTGTCTTCTCGCTGGGTCTGAACGCCACGCCCGGGCTGGATGAGGAGTTGGAACGGCGAGGCTACGAGCTGGTCGACCCGACCGTGGTCATGGCCGGTTCGCCCACTGCCGGCCCGCCTGCGTACAAGGTGAGGATCGAGGACCGGCCGTGGCGGGGCTGGCTGGAGGCGTGGTGGGCCGTGGACGGCCGGTACGGCAGCGGTTTCGAGGACGCGGAGCGCATCTGCACGGGGGTTCCGGCGTGGTACGCGGCGTACGAGGAGGACGGCGTGGCGCTCGCCGTCGGGCGCGCCGTGCCGCAGGGTGAGCTGGGGAATGCGCCGGGTGCGTCAGGAATGTCCCATGGCGACACGCTCGGGATCTACTGCATGGCCACACTGCCTCGGGCCCGCCGCCGGGGATTGGCCCGTGCGGTCCTGCGGGCGCTGGTGCGGCATGCGGACGCCGAGTCCGCCTACCTGGTCACCACCGCCGCGAACCTGACGGCGCAGGCGCTCTATCGCGGCGAGGGCCTGGAGATCGCGGGCCGGTATCACTACCGGGTGCGCTGA
- a CDS encoding rhodanese-like domain-containing protein: protein MTALITREELKAAIDAGTVTVIDALGGDYYAKQHLPGAIPLVEAEVADRAAELLPDRNAAIVTYCSNPACNNSQAVANRLESLGYTQVRKYREGIEDWAAAGLPLEGALTA, encoded by the coding sequence ATGACCGCACTCATCACCCGGGAAGAGCTCAAAGCCGCCATCGACGCCGGCACCGTCACCGTCATCGACGCGCTCGGTGGTGACTACTACGCCAAGCAGCACCTTCCCGGTGCGATCCCGCTGGTGGAGGCCGAGGTCGCCGATCGCGCCGCGGAGCTGCTGCCCGACCGGAACGCCGCGATCGTCACCTACTGCAGCAACCCCGCCTGCAACAACAGCCAGGCTGTCGCCAACCGCCTGGAGAGCCTCGGCTACACCCAGGTCCGCAAGTACCGGGAAGGCATCGAGGACTGGGCCGCAGCGGGCCTGCCGCTGGAGGGAGCGCTCACCGCGTAG
- a CDS encoding peroxide stress protein YaaA, with amino-acid sequence MLILLPPSEGKASEGSGPPVGELSFPALDKARKRVLNALIRVSKRRDALGVLGLTPGLAGELARNTALKTAPTLPAAGLYTGVLYDNLGLGTLEDEPRRRAEESVLIFSGLWGVVRITDRIPPYRLSMGVNLPPIGGLAAFWRPLIAKELDRVPGLVVDLRSATYAGAWQAGERSVTVRVFRDGKVVSHMAKATRGEIARALLRHDTAPGTPDELAKTLDALGYTVDLAAPTRAKRPWTLDVHVTEPS; translated from the coding sequence GTGCTGATCCTGTTGCCGCCGTCCGAGGGGAAAGCTTCCGAAGGCAGCGGACCGCCCGTCGGCGAGCTGTCTTTCCCCGCCCTCGACAAGGCCCGCAAGCGCGTGCTGAACGCGCTCATCCGGGTTTCCAAGCGCCGCGACGCCCTCGGCGTGCTCGGCCTCACACCCGGGCTGGCGGGCGAGCTGGCCAGGAATACGGCGCTCAAGACGGCCCCCACCCTGCCCGCAGCCGGCCTCTACACCGGCGTCCTCTACGACAACCTCGGCCTCGGCACCCTCGAGGACGAGCCCAGGAGGCGGGCGGAGGAGTCGGTGCTGATCTTCTCCGGCCTGTGGGGCGTGGTGCGGATCACCGACCGCATCCCGCCGTACCGCCTCTCCATGGGCGTGAATCTGCCGCCCATCGGGGGGCTGGCCGCGTTCTGGCGTCCGCTGATCGCCAAGGAGCTGGATCGGGTGCCGGGGCTGGTGGTGGACCTCCGTTCGGCCACGTACGCGGGCGCCTGGCAGGCCGGTGAGCGTTCGGTGACGGTACGGGTGTTCCGGGACGGCAAGGTCGTCAGCCACATGGCCAAGGCGACCCGGGGCGAGATCGCCCGAGCCCTCCTCCGGCACGACACCGCTCCCGGCACGCCTGACGAGCTGGCCAAGACCCTCGACGCCCTGGGCTACACCGTCGACCTCGCCGCACCCACCCGCGCCAAGCGCCCCTGGACCCTCGACGTCCACGTCACCGAGCCGTCCTGA
- a CDS encoding RNA polymerase sigma factor: protein MSPASSTRSKPQELNEPVIQRLLERGRSQGFLESEDVRQAFEEADIPMSHAAAFLRNLSKEGVTVVVTAADSAAPKKSRGPAKRRAAAPVKTKTAAAAKEQQPETVTAVVGAAEAEPAAKKAAPAKKAAPAAKKAAAPAAAKKAEPKSAGPAETKPKAPEAPRGDVDDDEDLELDGDVELEDLEDIDVDDEEIVAEGDSDEGDSDSDDDSDDEPKAADVAAAQKTEDEVLILSDDDDDAPVAQVAAAGATADPVKDYLKQIGKVPLLNAEQEVELAKRIEAGLFAEEQLGGGETDGLPVDVKAELEWIAEDGRRAKNHLLEANLRLVVSLAKRYTGRGMLFLDLIQEGNLGLIRAVEKFDYTKGYKFSTYATWWIRQAITRAMADQARTIRIPVHMVEVINKLARVQRQMLQDLGREPTPEELARELDMTPEKVVEVQKYGREPISLHTPLGEEGDSEFGDLIEDSEAIVPADAVSFTLLQEQLHSVLDTLSEREAGVVSMRFGLTDGQPKTLDEIGKVYGVTRERIRQIESKTMSKLRHPSRSQVLRDYLD from the coding sequence GTGTCGCCTGCAAGTTCGACTCGCTCGAAGCCACAAGAGCTGAACGAGCCCGTCATTCAGCGACTGCTCGAGCGTGGGCGCTCGCAGGGTTTCCTCGAGTCTGAGGATGTTCGTCAGGCCTTCGAGGAGGCGGACATCCCCATGTCGCACGCCGCCGCGTTCTTGCGGAACCTCAGCAAAGAGGGCGTGACCGTGGTGGTGACCGCCGCGGATTCGGCTGCGCCGAAGAAGTCTCGTGGTCCAGCAAAGCGCCGCGCCGCCGCCCCCGTCAAGACCAAGACGGCGGCGGCCGCCAAAGAGCAGCAGCCCGAGACCGTGACCGCGGTCGTGGGCGCCGCTGAAGCCGAGCCGGCCGCCAAGAAGGCGGCCCCAGCCAAGAAGGCCGCTCCGGCGGCGAAGAAGGCCGCGGCTCCCGCCGCCGCCAAGAAGGCCGAGCCTAAGAGTGCTGGGCCTGCCGAGACCAAGCCGAAGGCACCCGAGGCCCCCCGGGGCGACGTGGACGACGACGAGGACCTCGAGCTCGACGGCGACGTCGAGCTGGAGGACCTCGAGGACATCGACGTCGACGACGAGGAGATCGTCGCCGAGGGCGACTCCGACGAGGGTGACTCCGACTCCGACGACGACTCCGACGACGAGCCCAAGGCCGCCGACGTCGCCGCGGCGCAGAAGACCGAGGACGAGGTCCTCATCCTCTCCGACGACGACGATGACGCCCCGGTCGCGCAGGTCGCCGCCGCCGGCGCCACGGCCGACCCGGTCAAGGACTACCTCAAGCAGATCGGCAAGGTCCCCCTGCTCAACGCCGAGCAGGAGGTCGAGCTGGCCAAGCGCATCGAGGCGGGCCTGTTCGCCGAGGAGCAGCTGGGCGGCGGGGAGACCGACGGCCTGCCGGTCGACGTCAAGGCCGAGCTGGAGTGGATCGCCGAGGACGGCCGCCGGGCCAAGAACCACCTGCTGGAGGCCAACCTCCGGCTCGTGGTCTCGCTGGCCAAGCGCTACACCGGGCGCGGCATGCTGTTCCTCGACCTGATCCAGGAAGGCAACCTGGGCCTGATCAGGGCCGTCGAGAAGTTCGACTACACCAAGGGCTACAAGTTCTCCACCTACGCCACGTGGTGGATCCGGCAGGCGATCACGCGTGCCATGGCCGACCAGGCGCGGACCATCCGCATCCCGGTTCACATGGTCGAAGTGATCAACAAGCTGGCCCGGGTCCAGCGGCAGATGCTGCAGGACCTCGGTCGCGAGCCGACGCCGGAAGAGCTGGCCCGCGAGCTGGACATGACGCCCGAGAAGGTCGTCGAGGTCCAGAAGTACGGCCGCGAGCCCATTTCCCTTCACACCCCGCTGGGTGAGGAGGGTGACAGCGAGTTCGGCGACCTCATCGAGGACTCCGAGGCCATCGTCCCTGCCGACGCCGTCAGCTTCACGCTGCTCCAGGAGCAGCTGCACTCCGTTCTCGACACGTTGTCGGAGCGGGAGGCGGGCGTCGTCTCGATGCGCTTCGGTCTCACCGACGGTCAGCCCAAGACGCTGGACGAGATCGGCAAGGTTTACGGGGTGACGCGCGAGCGCATCCGCCAGATCGAGTCGAAGACCATGTCCAAGCTGCGCCACCCGTCGCGCTCCCAGGTCCTCCGGGACTACTTGGACTGA